In Microvenator marinus, one genomic interval encodes:
- a CDS encoding NAD(P)-dependent oxidoreductase, translating into MSDQPSALATNFADYKPLMDRNAALVEANRCLNCFDAPCIRACPTAIDIPGFIKKIATDNLKGSARKILEANILGASCARVCPTQELCEGACVLHDLHEEPIQIGRLQRYATDRVVLEKKPLFAAAPKNGKRVALVGAGPASLGCAAELAQLGYETVCFEKQAQPGGLNTYGIADYKMDYATALAEIEWVQQMGVEIRCNTEVGKDVSVESLMNDFDAVFLGIGLDGVGPLGIPGEDLDGVRDCLEFIAELKVRPKEEVSLVGKTVVVLGGGNTAIDATTQSARLGAERVYMAYRRDAAAMGAYKHEQELAKKDGAVFVYNAQPVGIEGANGKVTGVKFVKTAVVNGRLEYVDGSEYVLDCDVVLRATGQGKLTGLIAMFDGVETDSKGRVKSAEDGQTTNPKIWTGGDCVSGGKEVVNAVAEGKRAAQSIHAKLGAN; encoded by the coding sequence ATGAGCGACCAACCCTCTGCGTTGGCGACCAACTTCGCGGATTATAAGCCGTTGATGGATCGCAATGCGGCACTGGTAGAAGCCAACAGGTGTCTTAATTGTTTCGATGCACCGTGCATCCGCGCGTGTCCTACCGCCATCGATATCCCTGGATTCATCAAGAAGATTGCAACGGACAACCTGAAGGGTTCGGCGCGAAAGATTCTGGAGGCGAATATTCTGGGCGCGTCTTGTGCCAGGGTTTGCCCGACTCAAGAGTTGTGCGAAGGCGCATGCGTCCTGCACGACCTGCACGAGGAGCCCATCCAGATTGGGCGTCTACAACGCTATGCCACGGACCGGGTGGTGCTTGAGAAGAAGCCGCTTTTTGCAGCAGCCCCGAAGAACGGAAAGCGCGTTGCGCTCGTGGGCGCGGGTCCGGCGAGCCTTGGGTGTGCGGCGGAGCTCGCGCAGCTTGGGTATGAGACGGTCTGTTTTGAGAAGCAGGCTCAGCCTGGCGGCCTCAACACTTACGGCATCGCCGACTACAAAATGGACTACGCCACCGCACTCGCTGAAATCGAGTGGGTGCAGCAGATGGGCGTGGAGATTCGCTGCAATACCGAGGTTGGAAAGGACGTCTCGGTGGAGTCATTGATGAATGATTTCGACGCGGTCTTCTTAGGGATTGGCCTCGACGGCGTGGGGCCACTAGGCATTCCAGGCGAAGACTTGGACGGCGTGCGGGATTGCCTGGAGTTCATTGCGGAGCTCAAGGTGCGTCCTAAGGAAGAAGTCTCGCTCGTGGGTAAGACCGTAGTGGTTCTCGGCGGCGGAAATACAGCCATTGACGCCACTACACAATCCGCGCGCCTTGGGGCCGAGCGCGTATACATGGCCTACCGCCGCGATGCCGCGGCCATGGGCGCCTACAAGCACGAACAGGAGCTCGCCAAAAAGGACGGCGCCGTCTTTGTGTACAATGCGCAACCCGTGGGAATAGAAGGCGCAAACGGCAAGGTTACGGGCGTGAAATTTGTGAAAACCGCGGTTGTGAATGGCCGACTTGAGTACGTGGATGGCTCAGAATACGTGCTCGATTGCGACGTGGTGTTGAGGGCGACGGGTCAGGGGAAGCTGACCGGGCTTATCGCCATGTTTGACGGGGTTGAGACGGACTCGAAGGGTCGCGTTAAATCTGCTGAAGACGGGCAGACCACGAACCCCAAAATTTGGACCGGCGGCGATTGCGTCAGCGGCGGAAAAGAAGTGGTGAATGCTGTGGCCGAAGGAAAACGCGCCGCACAATCCATCCACGCAAAACTAGGAGCAAACTAA
- a CDS encoding FG-GAP repeat domain-containing protein, giving the protein MHRVLIFLSLILISCGFENTEDQQLEGTEHSSDDNAALETDGPMQLAPNDPELAELMAEPDPARPDFEPTLDAPHEHAEEIHYLFEVAPGVPRSVEANHEFWSVEYHLSDTGYSEIRVLGHHNEVVQDWVDTAHLMDDPNPPAIEGLLVLDQPGLRVQIRSSEEVKFARFALSTEQFPFLHEGGQETSELEDPTHELFISRPGRWIPPASVLAIANTQYVSYTGSPSSCSGTFRAGTREVAEFLKRNFQATSYGGYACRANTANPSQYSVHASGRAIDLFVPLHSGDADNDKGDPIANYLIRNAVNLGVEFIVWDRTSWGASRAAPKHRAYTGPHPHHDHLHIELSPASSTRTGRTFPPIPGSCTPRAETCDGRDNDCDGQVDEGVKNACGRCGAVPTEVCDGADNDCDGQVDEGEVCEIDWMNERPTTYAPSEHTDVNGDGRADVCGRGSAGFWCHLSEGAEFSASPTPAAGMADASGWQNPKYHSTIRMGDVNGDGKAEVCARAAARVFCWRWTGNEWKRFNGPELSNDSGWDHIRHYSTIRLTDFNGDGKDDLCARAGRGWRCWPSTGNGFGAGVNGPAWSNAQGFGSAKYYGTVRTGDINGDGKEDVCIRDSSGIACSLSTGTGFGPVFRGPGWKDSNGWRHLTYWSSIRLGDVNGDGKADICARASAGLRCHFSRGDSFGPAVEVAALSNDSGWSDVSNHSTLRLGDTNGDGAQDLCIRANARVICYGWDGAAFKRVNGPEWSDEKGWNTANRYNTMQLGDFNGDGKEDLCARAAAGWRCVPSNGAGFGSGKTLDEFKNAGGWTDVKYYSSLRFGGPKCMAYELCNGRDDDCDGVVDNNPVNAGESCDLDVVPACMRAEEVCVAGKLECQAVWDDADSTCGASPDGPEMVPSAGPDAPEMPDYQAPDGSGSGSGAETPQTPGSGPAPQISAQSGCSTGAASPSWLLLLLVLLTGLRPQRYRKHDVRGALRL; this is encoded by the coding sequence ATGCATCGAGTTCTTATCTTTTTAAGCCTAATTCTCATCAGTTGTGGCTTCGAAAACACCGAAGATCAACAACTTGAGGGCACCGAGCATTCTAGCGACGACAACGCAGCCCTGGAGACAGATGGCCCCATGCAGCTGGCGCCAAATGACCCCGAACTCGCCGAACTCATGGCCGAGCCAGACCCCGCAAGACCTGATTTTGAGCCGACTTTAGATGCACCGCACGAACACGCTGAAGAGATCCACTACCTTTTTGAAGTGGCCCCCGGCGTTCCTCGCTCCGTTGAGGCCAATCATGAATTCTGGAGCGTGGAGTACCACCTCTCGGACACCGGCTATTCTGAAATCAGAGTTCTCGGCCACCATAACGAGGTTGTTCAGGATTGGGTAGATACGGCGCATTTGATGGACGACCCGAATCCGCCGGCGATCGAGGGGCTCCTCGTTCTGGATCAGCCGGGTTTGCGCGTACAGATCAGGAGCTCCGAAGAAGTGAAGTTCGCGCGTTTTGCGTTGAGCACGGAACAATTCCCGTTTCTGCATGAGGGGGGTCAAGAGACCTCAGAGCTCGAGGACCCAACCCACGAGCTCTTCATCTCTCGCCCGGGCCGCTGGATCCCACCGGCGAGCGTGCTCGCCATTGCCAATACGCAATACGTTTCCTACACCGGCTCGCCGAGCTCGTGTTCGGGTACGTTTAGAGCGGGTACGCGCGAAGTCGCCGAGTTCTTGAAGCGAAATTTCCAGGCGACCTCGTACGGCGGCTACGCATGCCGCGCCAACACGGCGAACCCAAGCCAGTACTCCGTGCACGCCTCGGGTCGCGCGATCGACCTCTTTGTGCCCTTACATAGCGGCGATGCCGACAATGATAAGGGCGACCCTATCGCCAATTACCTGATCCGAAACGCAGTCAACCTCGGCGTGGAGTTCATCGTTTGGGACCGAACCTCGTGGGGTGCCTCGCGCGCCGCGCCTAAACATCGTGCGTACACGGGCCCTCACCCGCACCACGACCACCTTCATATCGAGCTGTCGCCAGCATCCTCGACCCGCACCGGGCGCACGTTCCCGCCCATTCCGGGCTCATGTACACCCCGCGCCGAGACCTGCGACGGGCGTGACAATGATTGTGACGGTCAGGTGGATGAGGGCGTCAAGAATGCCTGCGGGCGTTGCGGTGCCGTACCCACCGAAGTTTGCGATGGTGCCGATAACGACTGCGATGGCCAGGTCGATGAGGGCGAGGTCTGTGAGATCGACTGGATGAACGAGAGGCCCACAACCTATGCGCCATCGGAGCATACTGACGTCAACGGAGACGGGCGTGCGGACGTGTGTGGGCGCGGCAGTGCCGGATTCTGGTGCCACCTCTCAGAAGGTGCCGAGTTCAGCGCAAGCCCTACCCCGGCAGCCGGCATGGCCGACGCGAGCGGCTGGCAAAACCCTAAGTACCACAGCACGATACGCATGGGCGACGTCAACGGAGACGGCAAAGCTGAGGTCTGTGCACGCGCAGCGGCTCGGGTCTTTTGCTGGCGCTGGACAGGAAACGAATGGAAGCGGTTTAACGGCCCAGAGCTCAGCAACGACTCGGGGTGGGACCACATCCGCCACTACTCCACGATTCGACTCACGGACTTCAACGGCGACGGTAAGGACGACCTCTGCGCACGCGCCGGCCGAGGCTGGCGATGCTGGCCGTCCACAGGCAACGGGTTTGGCGCAGGCGTCAACGGGCCTGCTTGGTCCAACGCACAAGGCTTTGGGTCGGCTAAATACTACGGCACGGTTCGTACCGGAGACATCAACGGTGACGGCAAGGAAGACGTGTGCATCAGGGACTCGAGCGGTATTGCGTGCAGCTTGAGCACTGGCACTGGGTTTGGACCGGTCTTCCGCGGCCCCGGATGGAAGGACTCCAACGGGTGGCGCCACCTGACGTACTGGTCGAGCATTCGACTCGGCGACGTCAACGGCGATGGCAAGGCCGATATCTGCGCACGAGCCTCAGCCGGATTGCGCTGCCATTTCAGCCGTGGCGATAGCTTCGGGCCTGCCGTGGAAGTTGCAGCATTGAGCAACGATTCGGGCTGGTCGGACGTCTCGAACCACTCCACGCTACGCCTTGGCGACACGAACGGCGATGGCGCGCAGGACTTGTGCATTCGCGCCAATGCGCGCGTGATTTGCTACGGATGGGACGGCGCGGCGTTCAAGCGGGTCAACGGACCAGAGTGGTCGGACGAGAAGGGCTGGAACACCGCGAATCGCTACAACACCATGCAGCTTGGCGACTTCAATGGCGACGGCAAAGAGGACCTCTGCGCGCGAGCAGCCGCCGGTTGGCGGTGCGTGCCCTCCAACGGCGCGGGCTTTGGGTCGGGCAAAACCCTGGACGAGTTCAAGAACGCTGGGGGGTGGACAGACGTGAAGTACTACTCGTCATTGCGATTCGGCGGGCCCAAGTGCATGGCGTACGAGCTTTGCAATGGCCGCGACGACGATTGCGACGGCGTGGTCGACAACAACCCCGTTAATGCGGGCGAGTCTTGCGATCTGGATGTGGTTCCCGCGTGTATGCGTGCCGAAGAGGTTTGTGTTGCCGGAAAGCTCGAATGCCAGGCGGTCTGGGATGATGCCGACTCCACGTGCGGCGCAAGCCCGGACGGCCCAGAGATGGTGCCGAGCGCGGGGCCGGATGCCCCTGAAATGCCGGACTACCAGGCGCCGGACGGCTCCGGTTCGGGCTCCGGTGCCGAAACGCCACAAACACCGGGCTCGGGACCCGCGCCTCAGATCTCGGCGCAAAGCGGCTGTTCTACGGGCGCAGCCTCGCCTTCGTGGTTGCTCCTCCTCTTGGTGCTTCTCACTGGTCTACGACCACAGCGGTATCGCAAACACGACGTTCGTGGGGCTCTAAGACTTTGA
- a CDS encoding N-acetylmuramoyl-L-alanine amidase family protein: MKIRDIIGAAALCIISGSVYAVPPANVRGVDLAAVLAAHDRVRQITHQPNEDARPLRAIRTIVLDPGHGGENQGALGVCDVHEKYLTLELAYELRARLQAEHPDARIILTRYWDHGLGLSERIELANKVNADLFISLHYNAATHPRALGFETYFLRANETIPGQEEVKGEMVASNGQVVGAPEDQVEQPVDPIVFMREDLLRQKQNEESGLLAEVVNSSLAGHLNSVNRGVKQANFGVLRGAKMPAVVMEAGFVSHPEEGHDVVSVEHRTALVDALHNAILEFDEKLTRKNNP, from the coding sequence ATGAAGATTCGCGATATCATAGGTGCAGCCGCACTATGCATCATCTCGGGCAGTGTTTATGCGGTCCCGCCGGCAAATGTCCGCGGCGTAGACCTGGCCGCAGTACTCGCCGCGCATGATCGCGTGCGCCAGATCACGCACCAACCAAACGAAGATGCCAGACCACTCAGAGCGATCAGGACGATCGTTTTGGACCCGGGCCACGGCGGAGAGAATCAGGGTGCGCTCGGCGTCTGTGATGTACACGAGAAGTATCTCACCCTTGAGTTGGCCTATGAGCTTCGGGCACGCCTGCAAGCTGAACATCCAGATGCTCGGATCATCCTGACGCGCTATTGGGACCACGGCCTCGGCCTCTCGGAGCGCATCGAGCTGGCTAATAAGGTCAACGCCGATCTCTTCATTTCACTGCACTATAACGCCGCCACGCACCCCCGCGCTCTAGGTTTCGAGACCTACTTCTTGCGCGCAAATGAGACCATTCCTGGGCAGGAAGAGGTCAAAGGCGAGATGGTGGCGTCCAACGGACAGGTAGTCGGGGCGCCGGAAGACCAGGTGGAACAACCCGTCGATCCGATCGTGTTCATGCGCGAAGACTTGCTTCGCCAAAAGCAAAACGAAGAGTCCGGGCTCCTCGCTGAAGTGGTCAACTCGAGCCTCGCCGGCCACCTAAACTCTGTGAACCGCGGCGTTAAACAGGCGAATTTCGGCGTGCTTCGCGGCGCAAAGATGCCCGCAGTCGTCATGGAAGCTGGCTTTGTGTCGCACCCCGAAGAAGGCCATGACGTGGTGAGCGTGGAACATCGCACAGCCCTCGTTGACGCTCTACACAACGCGATCCTTGAGTTCGACGAAAAACTCACCCGCAAGAATAATCCGTGA
- a CDS encoding N-acetylornithine carbamoyltransferase, whose product MRHFLSTEDWSRAELQTILDDARRLKEVRYSDALKGKSIALVFFNPSLRTRSSFDLGMHQLGGHAVVLQPGAGSWPIEFEDGVVMDGESEEHVKEAAQVLSRYFDCIAVRAFPKFKDWSTDREDHVIKQFARYSTVPVINMETITHPCQELALMMALQEKLGTTDRKKFVLTWTYHPKPLNTAVANSGLLISSKFGFDVTLLCPTPEYALDPRYMQAAERFCSENGASFTMTHDPKEAYEGAHVVYAKSWGALPYFGRWEDEKPIRDAHQHFMVDAEKMALTDNGYFSHCLPMRRNVKVTDEVADSPNSLIIEEAENRLHVQKALMKHLLA is encoded by the coding sequence ATGCGCCACTTTCTGAGCACCGAAGATTGGAGCCGAGCCGAACTTCAAACCATCCTGGACGACGCAAGACGCCTAAAGGAGGTGCGCTACAGCGACGCCTTGAAAGGGAAGTCCATCGCGCTCGTCTTCTTCAATCCGTCGCTTCGGACACGCTCTTCATTTGACCTTGGAATGCATCAGCTCGGCGGGCACGCCGTGGTACTTCAACCCGGCGCAGGCTCATGGCCCATCGAGTTCGAAGACGGCGTGGTCATGGACGGTGAGTCCGAGGAACACGTCAAGGAGGCGGCCCAGGTGCTCTCTCGGTACTTCGATTGCATCGCCGTGCGCGCCTTCCCGAAGTTTAAGGATTGGTCCACGGACCGCGAAGACCACGTCATCAAACAATTTGCGCGCTACTCCACGGTGCCCGTCATCAACATGGAAACCATCACGCACCCATGCCAGGAGCTCGCGCTGATGATGGCGCTCCAGGAGAAGCTCGGCACCACAGACCGAAAGAAGTTCGTGCTCACGTGGACCTACCACCCAAAGCCACTCAACACAGCGGTGGCCAACTCGGGCTTGCTCATCTCCTCAAAATTTGGATTCGATGTCACGCTCCTCTGCCCAACCCCAGAGTACGCGCTAGACCCCCGCTATATGCAGGCCGCCGAGCGATTCTGCTCCGAAAACGGAGCGAGCTTCACCATGACGCACGACCCTAAAGAAGCCTACGAAGGCGCGCACGTGGTCTACGCCAAGAGCTGGGGCGCGCTTCCCTATTTCGGCCGTTGGGAAGACGAGAAGCCGATTCGCGACGCACACCAGCACTTTATGGTAGATGCCGAGAAGATGGCGCTCACCGATAACGGCTATTTCAGCCATTGTTTGCCGATGCGTCGCAATGTAAAAGTGACCGACGAAGTGGCCGACTCGCCGAATTCCTTGATCATCGAGGAGGCCGAAAACCGGCTGCACGTGCAAAAAGCACTCATGAAGCACCTACTCGCCTAA